The genomic interval ACATATGACACATCATTCGCCTATCCTTTTTGCTTCTTGCAGCTACTAGCTAATCACCGAGAGAGAAATCCTAAATTAACGAACAGCCATTGCCAACAAATTGGATGAGACTAATAGTAAAATGCAGGATGTCCACAAGTGGCCTGATAGAACATGCTTGCTACATGAATGAAGAAATCATTGAATCAAAGGAATATTCTGCTCTACAAGAAATTGAGTGTTCTGTGCGAAAACTGTACTAACATGACTATAAAACAACAAATTCATAGAATATTATCAACATTTATGGGGAAAAATGAGTAGAATGCAACGCATCAATAGACTTAAGCACATGACATATGGATATCCTGATCATCTTATTCTCTATCCTGCactaaattattaatcatGTTGACCAAAGGCAGAGTTCCCTTAGCCATAATCTCTAACCTAGAAGTAGTAGAGGCATGAGAGAACAGAGAAAGCCCAAAAACTATGAGCTCGGGAAGAAACAACCGAGATGACAAGAATCCATGCCAATAATGGGGTTCCAGATCAAAAAATGCATCAAAAAACCTTCTTGTAGCTGGTAAGTCTAGCTTAAGCAGAATATCCATGCCAAAACAGAAGAATTCCCTTTGTCTCCTTCTTTCTATGGGCCATAAATCTCTCCACACTTCTGCAGACAATTTGTTTCCCAAAAAGCTTTTTCCTGGATCAAGGCACCGAACTATGGACTCTGCAACAATTGGAGCTGCTGCAAGAGTTCTTGCTACCATATACCCTGTTGAAGGGTGCACCATCCCAGCTGTGCCACCAATTCCCACAACTCTTTGGGGTAGCACTGGAAGGGGCCCACCCATTGGAATAACACAATGTTCATCCTCTTCGATACTCTTCACTTTTATGCCTAGGTGCCTTAACCTGGCCACCATTCTCTCCTTGATATCATTCATAGGCACTCCAGGTCGAGCAACTAGAGAAGTTTCCTCCAGAAATATTCTGTCTGACGAGAAAGGCATTGCATATAGAAATGTGGGGATTTTactatttctctctctcaactCCTTATTGTTGATAAGATGTGAGTCTCTCCAATCCATAAAAACCATCTTATCTACATCAAATGGGTGTTCTTCCACCTCCGCCAAAATCCCATAGGCCATTTGATAGCCAGGATTATAGGGCTTATCATACTGAACAAGGCACCTAGAAAATCCAGTTGCATCAAGAACGACAGTAGCCTGAACTGTGACACCATCATTGCAAATCAGTAGAGATTTTGACTCCTCGTGGATAACCTTTATAACCTTTGCCTGGTGAAATTTGACACCATTAGATATGCACTTTTGCAACATTTTTGACTTCAGCTGCTTCCTATTAACCCTTCCATACGGTCTACCAagatctttctttttttggtcaTCAATATACACAACAGCACCAGACCAGGTTGTATCAAGGCAATCAAGCAGATCCATAGCCTCAAATTCATCCACCCAAACACCATAATTATTAGGCCAAATCAATTTCGGAGATGGGTCAATTGAGCAGACTGAAAGCCCTGCCTGTGAAACCCGCTGGGCAACAGCCAGACCTGCAGGGCCACCTCCCACAACAGCTAAATCCACCACAGTGCCTTTTGATGGATCATATAGAGGAAGCTCAAACTCTAAATTTTCCTTCTTAGTTTCCGGTACCATCTCTAAAAGAGCAGTACTACTTGCCTTAACACAAGTATTACCCCTAcctcttttaaaatatgactTCTTGGGACCAAACTTAGGCTCCTGGTTCTGAACCCTGACTGAACTCAGGTTACAAGCTTTCTCAGAAAACCCATGGAGTTGAGGCAAAAGTTCAAGCTTGTTATGTGTTCTAAGTAAAGTATCCATGGATTGGAACAAAGGGTCTCTTAATATCGACTCAAAATACAAACCTGGGTCACCAAAAATTCTTCAAATAACACTCTTTCTAAGAAGAAATTTGTCTTTTAATAAATTCCTAACTCAGAAAATCAACTGGATACAAGGTTTTGAGACTAACCAAGCCATGAACACTTCTACGCCATTACTACTAGAAGTTGTTGCGAAAGCATGGAATCTATTAACTGAATCTGAAAAGAGATTGAAGAGTGAgcagaaaagaaacaaaagactCACCGAAACATGGAAATGGACATGAGAAATGGAGAGAAAAATGGGTTGTGGCTCTTTTTGGGAGCTGTCTCGAAGAGATATATGTGGCAACAGGTAAAGCTTGTGTGGTCTGTCGTCCACGACAAAGGGAAGAGGGAATTCCgtatttttagcttttttatgttttttttttcattttcaaacaATAAATCATTTCTGAAATTGTAGACGAAGACATCTATTTAGTAATTTACTTTTATGGGTGGATGGCTATCCACGTCTCCACTTCAGTCCGAGACAACCGCCCATAATCATGCTTTCGGGGACGATTATCGCATTATGGCAAAGAAAAGGACAACAATTGGAAGTGGATCactaacaaaatttttgacaatcatatattttttgataaaacaATCTAACCCttcaaattttgatcaaaattacataaaaattttattaatttttaaaataaatattttatctcaaaaaaatattttttattagatatttaGATTCAACCGTTAaccaattattaatattttcgttAACTTGTTGATTtggtcaaaataaaaaaataattttatttttgattaattttataattataattatataattttattatttatttattaatttaaaaaaaaactccccATTGGAAGCCCGATGTTCCCCTTTCTTGGGGAGTGACCAGTGTTccttacttttttattttttaaatataatattaatttttaaattaataaaaaaaagagtattttaatttttttattatttctgtTAACAGTGTTTCTTATCTTGAGACGGAGtgcctatttcaaaaattaatgaacctcaatttaatttcgattaaaacttAAGGAGTTAGGATATTTTACCTTATATTTTTtcatgataaatgataaattgtTAAGGGTAAatgattaattgttattttttaatagaaCTTTTTGtctattatttttgtttatttaatagaaaatattaattgGTGCTTATTGATATGATTaagataatatatatttaaaaacatatataattaatgtatTGTTTTCTcccaaatttgatgaaaattgtgtccatttaatttttctaaagtaatattttaactgTCTTTAGCTAGTGCCTATAATCACTCGCATATTTTAACTTCCAATGTACTAAAACATTACGAGTAAGTTTGATTTGCAGAATGAAATAAAGTGGAAATAGAATAATCATTGCGTGAGAATAGAATAAGAGCagaatagttattatataGTTTGATTCATAAAGATGGAACAGAATAGTCATTGTTATTacaacttatttttaatagttGGTTGGTTggaataattttagaaataatCAAGGAATAagtgataaatgataaaaatatattttttattataataataattattttattatttaatctttattttattttttaaaaatattaaaaatttataattgaaattttaaacattatttttttataattaaaattttatttaatttttttttttttttttttttttttttttttttttcttttttttttggtttttttcttNNNNNNNNNNNNNNNNNNNNNNNNNNNNNNNNNNNNNNNNNNNNNNNNNNNNNNNNNNNNNNNNNNNNNNNNNNNNNNNNNNNNNNNNNNNNNNNNNNNNNNNNNNNNNNNNNNNNNNNNNNNNNNNNNNNNNNNNNNNNNNNNNNNNNNNNNNNNNNNNNNNNNNNNNNNNNNNNNNNNNNNNNNNNNNNNNNNNNNNNNNNNNNNNNNNNNNNNNNNNNNNNNNNNNNNNNNNNNNNNNNNNNNNNNNNNNNNNNNNNNNNNNNNNNNNNNNNNNNNNNNNNNNNNNNNNNNNNNNNNNNNNNNNNNNNNNNNNNNNNNNNNNNNNNNNNNNNNNNNNNNNNNNNNNNNNNNNNNNNNNNNNNNNNNNNNNNNNNNNNNNNNNNNNNNNNNNNNNNNNNNNNNNNNNNNNNNNNNNNNNNNNNNNNNNNNNNNNNNNNNNNNNNNNNNNNNNNNNNNNNNNNNNNNNNNNNNNNNNNNNNNNNNNNNNNNNNNNNNNNNNNNNNNNNNNNNNNNNNNNNNNNNNNNNNNNNNNNNNNNNNNNNNNNNNNNNNNNNNNNNNNNNNNNNNNNNNNNNNNNNNNNNNNNNNNNNNNNNNNNNNNNNNNNNNNNNNNNNNNNNNNNNNNNNNNNNNNNNNNNNNNNNNNNNNNNNNNNNNNNNNNNNNNNNNNNNNNNNNNNNNNNNNNNNNNNNNNNNNNNNNNNNNNNNNNNNNNNNNNNNNNNNNNNNNNNNNNNNNNNNNNNNNNNNNNNNNNNNNNNNNNNNNNNNNNNNNNNNNNNNNNNNNNNNNNNNNNNNNNNNNNNNNNNNNNNNNNNNNNNNNNNNNNNNNNNNNNNNNNNNNNNNNNNNNNNNNNNNNNNNNNNNNNNNNNNNNNNNNNNNNNNNNNNNNNNNNNNNNNNNNNNNNNNNNNNNNNNNNNNNNNNNNNNNNNNNNNNNNNNNNNNNNNNNNNNNNNNNNNNNNNNNNNNNNNNNNNNNNNNNNNNNNNNNNNNNNNNNNNNNNNNNNNNNNNNNNNNNNNNNNNNNNNNNNNNNNNNNNNNNNNNNNNNNNNNNNNNNNNNNNNNNNNNNNNNNNNNNNNNNNNNNNNNNNNNNNNNNNNNNNNNNNNNNNNNNNNNNNNNNNNNNNNNNNNNNNNNNNNNNNNNNNNNNNNNNNNNNNNNNNNNNNNNNNNNNNNNNNNNNNNNNNNNNNNNNNNNNNNNNNNNNNNNNNNNNNNNNNNNNNNNNNNNNNNNNNNNNNNNNNNNNNNNNNNNNNNNNNNNNNNNNNNNNNNNNNNNNNNNNNNNNNNNNNNNNNNNNNNNNNNNNNNNNNNNNNNNNNNNNNNNNNNNNNNNNNNNNNNNNNNNNNNNNNNNNNNNNNNNNNNNNNNNNNNNNNNNNNNNNNNNNNNNNNNNNNNNNNNNNNNNNNNNNNNNNNNNNNNNNNNNNNNNNNNNNNNNNNNNNNNNNNNNNNNNNNNNNNNNNNNNNNNNNNNNNNNNNNNNNNNNNNNNNNNNNNNNNNNNNNNNNNNNNNNNNNNNNNNNNNNNNNNNNNNNNNNNNNNNNNNNNNNNNNNNNNNNNNNNNNNNNNNNNNNNNNNNNNNNNNNNNNNNNNNNNNNNNNNNNNNNNNNNNNNNNNNNNNNNNNNNNNNNNNNNNNNNNNNNNNNNNNNNNNNNNNNNNNNNNNNNNNNNNNNNNNNNNNNNNNNNNNNNNNNNNNNNNNNNNNNNNNNNNNNNNNNNNNNNNNNNNNNNNNNNNNNNNNNNNNNNNNNNNNNNNNNNNNNNNNNNNNNNNNNNNNNNNNNNNNNNNNNNNNNNNNNNNNNNNNNNNNNNNNNNNNNNNNNNNNNNNNNNNNNNNNNNNNNNNNNNNNNNNNNNNNNNNNNNNNNNNNNNNNNNNNNNNNNNNNNNNNNNNNNNNNNNNNNNNNNNNNNNNNNNNNNNNNNNNNNNNNNNNNNNNNNNNNNNNNNNNNNNNNNNNNNNNNNNNNNNNNNNNNNNNNNNNNNNNNNNNNNNNNNNNNNNNNNNNNNNNNNNNNNNNNNNNNNNNNNNNNNNNNNNNNNNNNNNNNNNNNNNNNNNNNNNNNNNNNNNNNNNNNNNNNNNNNNNNNNNNNNNNNNNNNNNNNNNNNNNNNNNNNNNNNNNNNNNNNNNNNNNNNNNNNNNNNNNNNNNNNNNNNNNNNNNNNNNNNNNNNNNNNNNNNNNNNNNNNNNNNNNNNNNNNNNNNNNNNNNNNNNNNNNNNNNNNNNNNNNNNNNNNNNNNNNNNNNNNNNNNNNNNNNNNNNNNNNNNNNNNNNNNNNNNNNNNNNNNNNNNNNNNNNNNccccaaaaactgaaaaattacccatagacatatttttcatcccttatactcataccattatccaatttgtcaaatgtgatctaaattctctcaaaatctcaaaatttatctgtgggtgaaaaaattacgattttacccctagatagtgaaaatttcggtttgacttcgaattgatcctcgaactccgaattaccattttgagtcatccctgaactgtgaaactcttaatttcaccttaaaattcctatttgaactagttcgaggcttaatcgactcaatagtaccattaggggcaatatcatcttttaacgatttctcgaactttctaaatatacaaatattttatcgagcatgtgaatgacattataattattttacaaagcagggtttgacactAAAGCTCTAGATCGATGGTTCTCGCAGCTAGATCTAGCCATGAGTACTAATTCGACACTTCTTACGACCGGATATGGTGAGGGAACGCCAATCAACATTTCTCACAACTAGCATGGTGCCATCGTCACTCTCGAAGGACTTtagagagaaagggaaagagGTAGAAGATGGgcagagaaaggaaaagatgggaaaatttaaaaaatctatATAATGATGGtcatttttaagttaatttaagggcaattttgcccttacaaAATTTTTGACTTATTCCCCCTTCTTTAGAATAACTATTATTGAGGTTTCCTTAGTAATAGCTATTTAAGTTTCTTTAGAAATGATCATTCTAAGCAATGACAATTCTTGTGaagtaaataaattattaaaggGGGTTTAGGAATAGGGGAAATGACTATTCCATTTCCCAACCAAACACGTTATACAAGAAAAACGAAGTctttattacaaaaaaaatttcattgaaaaaattttattaataatactacttatttttgatgaatttttgGTCAATTACCAATGGAACAAATTTGATAGATTATGAGattattttcaatgaaatttatcCTGTCAAAATTCTGTCACTAATGATTTGATgcaaaataatgattttgatatGAATGATTCCAACGAAACTTTTCATTGGAATTGAGTtattatcaataaaaatttctattggtaatgatattttaattaaaataattaaaatactaccaatgaaaatttttgttgaaattcCATTCTTTTGCTTTCTTATTGTTAAAATGACGCAGTTTTggaaaacatatataaattaGTGGCACAATACTCAAATATACCCCTAAACTAttcaaaagaattaaaataagctattttacttttattgcattcaatcaagccccttatatttttattttgaattaaataaacccttgattaataattgactaattatcattagttaaaataccatttgtcattttatattcacatGACAATGATATAACATTAATAAAGAGGGTGAAAAATACTACATGGTTATATTGTTATGTTAAATTAACATGTCATGTCATAATCAATTATAACATGTCAatatacaatatcatcattaattataatatattaacatgTTATGTCAGCATCATTCAACATTGAATGACAAATGGTTTTTTGACTaagtcaattattaattataaagacttatttgacttaaaataaaaaataaaagacgtatttaactcaaaataaaaatataagggttgattgaacataataaaagtataaaagtttatttgaattttttctgTATAGTTTAGGAGcttttttgaatattatacCCAAATTATTCCTAAATCCTAACTATATAAACTTTTTCCctaattttctcattcttctccTTTCACTAGACTTGATTGCCTCACCTTCTctttaaacccaaaatttGGCATGGGATTGTCATCCACTATCGACCATTGgcacataaaaaataagttttcctcctttttctcaacttattttttttttataattggggaATGGGGGATTCAAACCGTACTCTTTAGATAGGAAATCATACACTAACCAATGAGTTATATGCTCATGTGCTTTTTCTCAACCTATCTTACTTTTTAATTGGTTTAGTTTTTTTCTagaatcttttctttttattccttttttctcttttttcctttgaaaaaaaaatataattctaGCAATTGACATTAggattttaaactattatcgaccttaatttttttttcatctcccttttttcttttcctcgattatttcttttaaaatcaTCTCCTTTCCTTAAGAAAAACCCTAGACTTGAatcatttttcactttgtcTCTGTCTCTCCGTATTTTGCCTTCATTGCCTTGGCTTTGCcattgtaatttttttcttttccttttcattgcTAAACTTAAAGTTTTTATTGACAGAAAGTATTTCGTTGATAATACTTGATGGAATTGCGATCGAATGTCAATAGATTGAGAAGTTCATTATTATCGACAAAATGTAGGTAGTTAGCTATTGGTCGTAATGCTTTTTGGTACGAAATAATAGCATATGGCAAGAAAATTATCAATGTAATTTTCTGTCGATAAATTGGTTTTTCAATCGAATTGCTAATGAAGCAATCCATCGGATGCATTGGTCagtattttttaaacaaaaatttcattagtaaatcaaaaagataaaaagccCGATCGAGCTTCTTCCTATTTTCCCCAAATCCCAAATTAAACCCCTAACATCTCTCTTTCCTCTTCTCCCCGTGCCTTTAATCACAAATTTATCTTCCCATAGCCTTTGACAAGTCTACTTTGTCGCTAATCACTCTCTAATCTTCCCTTAATTGCTAATTAGCCTCAATTATCAACTCTCATTTCTCttgtcttttttgttttttgtaaaATACCTACACCcctttaagttttaattgaaattttaggTAGATCTATTAGTTTCGAAATAGACACTCCGTCTCAAAAAAATCTTCCACTGGATAAATAAGTCTAACCGTTAGTCAGTGTATTTGTTAGTTTGATGATGTGACAATATTGAAAGgacaattttatcatttattaattttaaaaattactattatataatttttttacaaaacaaaaaaatcaagggAGCACATGCAATAGGGGTTGGTCGGCCACATtgtttgagagaaaaaaaaagagtattttagtcttttcatattttctgTTAACAATGTTTATACTTTTGAGATTCGTTGCCAAtttcgaaaactaatggaCCCATACAAAATTTGGATTAAACCTTAAGAGGTCTATGTATTtacctttttttatatattttcaataattataacttgtttttctcttttaatatctttaaacaataaaattatttttactgcACCCATATACTGGATGTGCCAAAGACtaatacataaataaataaaagacaTAATGCTCAAAAAAGCTCTTgaactattcaaaaaatttcaaatatacttttattcttttattgcgtTAAATCAAgctcttataattttattttaagtcaaataggTCATTATGACTAACGGTTAACTAATTGTCATTAACCAAAATGTATACtgtcattttttttgaatagtgtatATCGTCAATTTATGTCTATATGGTGTTGTTGTGGCGCTGACGTGGaggttgaaaaatatgatatagTCATATTATCATGCCACATTAGTATACAACATCATCATCTATTATGACATGTTAACATGTTACGTTAGTACCACGTTAGTGTCACATAAACGCCATGTGATATAGAATGACAAGCGACATTTTAactaaatcaattattaatcataaaggtttatttgacacaaaataaaattataaaggtttatttgactcaaaataaaaataaaatgacttGATTGAAagcaataaaatataaaaacttatttgaatttttttaaataatttaagagcTTTTTTAggtattataaaaaaaataaaacattggTTAATTTATTGGATTCTCTAATGGAGTCAACTAAAGTATGTGTGGTTTAAATTCGAATACTAATTGAGTAGAAGCTTAAACTAGTttatgtcaaaccctgctttgtaaaataattataacgtcatttacatgctcg from Theobroma cacao cultivar B97-61/B2 chromosome 5, Criollo_cocoa_genome_V2, whole genome shotgun sequence carries:
- the LOC18598805 gene encoding lycopene beta cyclase, chloroplastic/chromoplastic; its protein translation is MDTLLRTHNKLELLPQLHGFSEKACNLSSVRVQNQEPKFGPKKSYFKRGRGNTCVKASSTALLEMVPETKKENLEFELPLYDPSKGTVVDLAVVGGGPAGLAVAQRVSQAGLSVCSIDPSPKLIWPNNYGVWVDEFEAMDLLDCLDTTWSGAVVYIDDQKKKDLGRPYGRVNRKQLKSKMLQKCISNGVKFHQAKVIKVIHEESKSLLICNDGVTVQATVVLDATGFSRCLVQYDKPYNPGYQMAYGILAEVEEHPFDVDKMVFMDWRDSHLINNKELRERNSKIPTFLYAMPFSSDRIFLEETSLVARPGVPMNDIKERMVARLRHLGIKVKSIEEDEHCVIPMGGPLPVLPQRVVGIGGTAGMVHPSTGYMVARTLAAAPIVAESIVRCLDPGKSFLGNKLSAEVWRDLWPIERRRQREFFCFGMDILLKLDLPATRRFFDAFFDLEPHYWHGFLSSRLFLPELIVFGLSLFSHASTTSRLEIMAKGTLPLVNMINNLVQDRE